The Corvus moneduloides isolate bCorMon1 chromosome 5, bCorMon1.pri, whole genome shotgun sequence genome includes a region encoding these proteins:
- the PIGY gene encoding phosphatidylinositol N-acetylglucosaminyltransferase subunit Y: MAGAGLLPSLPTLTVLVPLLSLAGLFYSASVDEAFPQGCTSTNSLCFYSLLLPVTIPVYVFFHLWTWMGIKLFRHN; the protein is encoded by the coding sequence ATGGccggagcagggctgctgccctccctgcctaCGCTGACTGTGCTCgttcccctcctgtccctggcaggCCTGTTCTACTCGGCCAGCGTAGACGAAGCCTTCCCCCAGGGCTGCACCAGCACAAACAGCCTGTGTTTCTACAGCCTCCTCCTTCCTGTTACAATACCAGTTTATGTGTTCTTTCACCTGTGGACCTGGATGGGGATTAAGCTTTTTAGGCACAACTAG